GTCGTCAGAACAAGGAAGTTCATTACTGTTCGGCAGGTGAAGCCATCGGTCGGACTGTACCATCGTCACGCCATTGTTGAAAACATGAATAGCTTCATTGTAGGAGCCCCCACTATGTCGAACCAAGCTCTAGACGGTAGGGATGTTGATGGGCAGTTACCGTTGCTATTTAAGTGCCGCGTTGAATATGGGTGCGATCGCAAGTAGTCTTACTCCTGTTCTAACCAGATGAAATAGGCCCGTTTGGCCGGGTTGGCATCGGAGTTAGGGGTTAGTTGGCCAGGGGAGGGGAGGGAGCATTGTCGACCGTCACCAGCTGCTTTATGCCGTATCCGCCCACGGCAACCACGATTCCCAACAGGGCAAAGATGGACATTTGTAGGGCCATGCCGGCGCCCAGACCAGTCCCAAAGGTGCCGCCCAAAATAGGGGTTAATTTGCCCCCGGGCTGCATGGTCGGTTCAAAGACATAGTCGGCCAGTGGACCTGCGATCGCAGCCCCCAAGGGCGTCGCCAGTTGGGTGAGCAAAAATCGCGTGGCAAACACGCGGCCCTGAAAGGCTGGCTCCACCTTGGCTCGCCAAATCGCCTGACTGCAGCTGCTGGGAAAGGGCGAGCAGAACCCACTGACCAAGGCTGTGCCAATTTTGACGGAGGTCTGCTGGGCCAGGGCCAGCACCATTAGTCCCACTTTCCAAACCGCACCCGCAATCAATACGCCATGGATGCGTCGCTTGGGGCCGCCCCAAATACTGAGGGTTAATCCTCCCAGGAGCCCGCCAGCGCCGAAAAAGGAAAAGAGCATGCCTAAAACTGTGGAGTCGTCGCCGCTACGGGCCAGTACCATGGCCGGCAAAATGGAGAAGCTGGCGCTGTCGATCAGGTTGCTGATCAGGAAAAAGAGCAAGAGCGTCATCAGGCTGGGGTGGTTTCGCAAATAGTGAATGCCGAAGGTGAGTTGATGGAAGACTGTGTCGGCGGCAGCGGCATGGTGCGGCGGCGCCGTGGGTTGGGGAATCGAGGCGAGACTGAGGGATGCGATCGCAATTCCAAACGTGATCAGGTCAATGGTTAAAATACCGCTCAACCCCGTGATGGCGTAGATAGTTCCAGCCAGCGCCGGGGCAACAACATAGCTGCCCGACATCTGTAGCGATTCGAAGGCAGAGGCGCGAGCATAGTGCTGGGCCGGCACAATCAGAGAGATGGAGGCGGAGTGCGCTAACCCTTGCAGATAACCAAAG
This portion of the Halomicronema hongdechloris C2206 genome encodes:
- a CDS encoding MFS transporter, coding for MRTFLIIWLGQFASLLGSEMTNFAITIWAWEVTGQATPLSFILAVTQVPRLLISLFAGIWVDRFNRKYLMLLGDTVAGLSTVALLALFLTDNLQIWHLYVSGAVNGLFGYLQGLAHSASISLIVPAQHYARASAFESLQMSGSYVVAPALAGTIYAITGLSGILTIDLITFGIAIASLSLASIPQPTAPPHHAAAADTVFHQLTFGIHYLRNHPSLMTLLLFFLISNLIDSASFSILPAMVLARSGDDSTVLGMLFSFFGAGGLLGGLTLSIWGGPKRRIHGVLIAGAVWKVGLMVLALAQQTSVKIGTALVSGFCSPFPSSCSQAIWRAKVEPAFQGRVFATRFLLTQLATPLGAAIAGPLADYVFEPTMQPGGKLTPILGGTFGTGLGAGMALQMSIFALLGIVVAVGGYGIKQLVTVDNAPSPPLAN